In the genome of Leptospira ryugenii, the window CATTGTAATTGGCTTCTGATGTATTTAGGTTGTGGTTGTAACGATCAAGGCCGGCATCTTTCAAGACCCTTGCTTTTTTTTCGTCCAGAATCCCTGCAGAAAGGCAGACCTTTAGCCCCAACTCTGAGTTTATTTTTTGGATGGTAGAAGCCAAACGATCTACAGCCTTATCTGTGGGCCCCCTGCCAGAAGTTACCATACAAAAACGATAGGCTCCATTTTCCTTTGCCTTTTTGGCATCTTCCCAAATTTCCTCTTCGGATTTTAAAGAATACTCCTGAATACCAGAATCCCCGCCTTTTCTTTGGGCACAATAACCGCAATCCTCGGGGCAGTAGCCATTTTTGATATTGTCTAGGATATGGATGCGAACTGCATTCCCAAAGTAACGAAACCGTTCTTCACTTGCACGATTCACTAAGCCTAAAATGGGGCTTTTGTCAGTCAGCAAAGCCAAAGCCTCAGCAGGATTGATGCAAGAAGGAACTGTTGAGCTAGTAGAAGTGGTCTCGGAAGCGATCATGATAGCTAGGCTTCCGAAACGGAAAGAATTGTAAATGAAGAAATCAAAGAGATTTTAAGGCAAATGCCAAAGCCTCCTGGATTTGGAGAAGAGACTGCTTACTGGTTGTATAAGGTGGACATACATAAATCGTATTGCCTAAGGGCCTAAGGAGTACTTGTTTTTGGAAGGCCTTCTCTTTGAATCGTTTCCCAACAGGATTTAGGTATTCATCCTCGCCTATTTCCATAGGGAGATCAAAAGCAAACAAACTCCCTTTCACACGAGCATGGAGGACTAGGTCTGGGAAGAGACTCACCAATTCGGACTTGATCTCCTTCAGATTGGACTCCAATTGTTTCACCCTCTTCTTTCCACCGTCTTTCCAAAGCCCAACACTCGCCAAACTGGCGCTACATGATATTGGATTTCCCGTCATTGTATGTGCATGAAAGAAACTTAAATACGGGTCTTTATTGAGAAACCTTTGGTAGATGGAATGGCTAACCAATGTTGCTGCCAAGGGAAGTGCACCACCTGTCAGCCCTTTGGCGGTGACCAAAAGATCTGGACAAGTTTGGGTCTCTTGGTAAGCAAAACCATTCCCCAATCTGCCCATTCCCGTAAATACTTCATCATAAATCAAAAGGATATCGTGGGTTTTGCAAAGTGTTTGTAAGCGTTCTAAAAACTTTGGCTCATAAAAAATCATTCCGTTCGCACCAAAAACCAAAGGTTCAATGATGACAGCGGCGAATGATTCAGAGTTTGTTGGGAGAAATTCAGCAAAAGGGTCCAAGCATTCCACATTGCAAGAATTAGGCGTTTTTTGCAATGGGCAGTTTATACAATTGGGTGCCTGGAACTCTTTTGTCGGAAATCGTAGAGAAGAAAAAATCCGATTGAAATAGTTGAGTCCAGAGACATTCATTGCTCCAATGCTATCTCCATGGTAGGCACTAGAAAAAATAAAAAATCCATTCTTTTGAGAATTTTGATCTGCATTCTTAAAGTATTGGATCGCAAGTTTTAAAGCAATCTCTACGGCATTGGAACCGTTGTCAGAATAAAAAACTTTTTGAAAAGAATGGTTTGTTAGAGAAAGTAGACTCTCAGAGAGTTTTTCTACGGGATCATGCAAAAAACCCGCCAACATAACATGATCAAGGTGCTGTATTTGCTTTTCTATGGCAGCCTGGATCTGAGGATGGCAATGACCATGTATCGATGTCCACCAGGAGGAGATTGCGTCTATAAATGCTGTATCTTCCTTGTCATATAAAAATTCATCTTTTGCCCGCTTAACATAAAATAAATCCTCCTCTGAACCCTGTAATGTTAGGGGTATCCAAGTCGCTGATTCAGAAGGTTTCAGAGACGTCTCCCATTGATAACAAGGAATGGATTAATTCATAGTTTGGATCAAAATGTGTGTTTGCGTATTCAACAAAATGCTTTCCCATTAAATACTCTTTAGGATACTCTGTAAATCCAAGATTAGGAACACCACCAAACTTTTGTATGATCCTAATGTTGTCTTCTAAAAGCTCATTTTTAGTACCAACTGTATAAAAACCAACCACTGGTATAAATCTTTGCAAAAGCGCTTCCAAGCTCAATAGGGTATGGTTGATTGTGCCCAATTGGGAAGAATTGACGAGGACAACGGGAACATTGATCCTTCGGATGAGATCCCAAAATAAAACTTCCTCTGTGATCGGCACAAAGATCCCTCCCGCACCTTCCAGTAGTACCGCCTCTTTCACCTGCACCAGGATTTTCTGAGTGAGGGAAGCTATCTCAATCTTTCTTCCTTCTTTCGCAGAGGCAAAGTGCGGGCTCGAAGGGTGTTCGAATTCGTATAGAGAGGGGAGAAACCTTTCCTCTGGCAATAAACTTGCAGTTTGGACCAAATCTCTGTCGCGGGAGCCCGAGCTACCTGTCTGGATTGGTTTCCAATAGCGGTAGTCATGGGAGATGCCATACTTTGCCATAAATAAAGAGGAAAAAAAGGTCTTCCCTACATCCGTTCCGGTGCCAGTGACGAAGAAAGCTGGATTCACAAGCTCAAGTTTTATTAATTCTCGCACCCGTCTATCCGATTTATATAGAAGAGGCCTTATGCAACTGCCACTTTGGAAATCAATTTTAAAACGGGATGACAATCCCATCACAGAAATCTCTGCTTTTTTGCGAGAGACTGCCATCTTTCAAGGCATGTCAAGAAGGACCTTACGCGAAGTGGCAAGGCTCATCCACAAACGAAAGTACTATGCGGGCGAAACTATTTTTTTCCAAAGCCAAGCCGGTACTGGAGTTTATCTCATTGTGAGTGGAAAGGTAGAGATCTTCTCACAAAGAGAAGGCATCACCTTAAAATTAGCAGAATTAGAAAAGGGTGCTTTCTTTGGAGAACTTGCTCTCTTCCAGGACATCCCAAGGTCTGCCACAGCGGTTGCGAGCACAGATAGCATTTTATTGGGTTTTTTCCAACCAGAGTTGAAGACACTTTTAGAGACAAAACCAAGAGTTGGGAACGAGCTTCTTTTGAGTTTCGCAAGTATCATTGCAGATCGATTGCGAAAGACAAATGATACATTGGAAGCTGCCTACTTCAAAAATAAAAAAGAGAAGATGGCTAAATGAAAACCTCACAAATCTCTGAGCTCATCTTACGCTTTGCCTTCTTTGCTTTAGTGATCATCACTATCCTTATAGGAATCATCGGAATCAAATTCCTAGCGATACCGATCTTGATATCAGGGATTCACTTTTATCTGTTTCATCCCATCGTAGACCATTTAGAATCAAGAGGCATTCCGCGTTGGATGACCATTCTTAGCATCTTCTCGGTGTTAATTGGATTTGCGTATTGGTTTGTTGGATATTATCTACCAGATCTCTTTGAAGCATCGCAACCCATCATCGCCGAATGGTCTCAGAAGATGGATGACCCAAACTTCCAATTGATTGACTTTGATAAATTACCCATCCTTTCAAAAAATCCAGAGCTTTGGAAAAAGATCATAAAACCTGAGGACATTGCAAAACTTGCGACTGCAAAACTAGAAATATTTTTACAGGAATTGGTTGTCATGATACCCACCTTTATCAGTTGGATCATCATCATTCCTATAATTAGTTTTTTTCTGCTCTTAGATGCAAATCTCATTTATAAATCTATCATAAGTTTAATCCCCAACCGTTTCTTTGAAATGTTTCTAATGGTTTTTTATAAAACCAACCAACAAATCACAAGCTACCTAAAAAGTTTGGCCATCCAGTGTGGAATCATGGCTGTCGTTGCCTCCACGGGATTTTATCTTATAGGCTTTGACCACTTCTTTCTCTTTGGATTTTTCTTAGGTATAGCGAACTCCATACCCTATATAGGACCGCTCCTTGGAATGATCCCTCCACTCTTGTTCGCCATCCTCTTTCCAGAGGCCAGCCCAGGTTTAGGATCCATAGTTGGCGTTGTGGGTTTTGCCCAACTTGTTGACAATGCTATCGTGCAACCAGTTGTGATCGCAAATGCAGTATCCTTACACCCCTTAGCAATCTTAATCGGTATCGCAGTTGGTGGTAACTTTTTTGGGATCTTTGGAATGCTGCTTGCGATACCTGTCATTTCAATCTTAAAAGTTACGATAGGTATCTTATATGAATCGCTTAAGGAAAATCAGGTTATTTAAATGCTGTGATGATAATACCTAAAAAGATCATCACACTTCCTAAAATTCCATAGATGCCCAAAGTTTCACCTAATAGCAGATAAGCGTACATAAACGAAAAGACTGGTTCTAAGGCAAAGAGAATACTTGCCTTGGTAGGTGACACGGCTTTCTGGAACTTCACTTGGATCTGCAAAGTAAAGATAGTTGCAAAAAGAGAAGTATACACAACTCCTACCCAAAAATAGAGATCCAAATTTGTTTTCTCCCAAGACTTTCCGATGTTTTGCTCAAATGGCAATGCAAAACTCGACAATATCGCAATTAGAAAGATCTCCATAGACACAAGGATGGGTCCAGGCACCTTAGGGCTATAGATATCGATCAAGATGATATAGACAGCAAAGAAAAATGCAGCGATTAAAGTGTAAAGATCACCTCTAGACAAAGTGTAATTTACCAAACTAAGAGAATTCTCTTGGTGGTTTTGAGAAATCAAAAACAAGCCAAGAAAGACGATGAAAACGGCAGACCAAATTCTAAGCGATGGGAATTGCCGTTCCCAAACCATCTGTAAGATGGGCACAAAGATCACATAAGCTCCGGTAATAAAACCTGATTGGGTAGCTGTTGTGTCCAAGAGTCCTATGGTTTGAAAGGCATAACCAAGCAAGGCGGAAGTTCCCGTCATCAAAGCAGGCAGAATGTTTGATCTTTTCCAAATGTCTTTTCGAAAGAGAACCTTTCGGTACAAGAGAAGGATTGCCATACCAGCAAACCAAAATCGAATGGAAATAAACAAAAAAGGCGGCACGGATACCAGCGCAAGTTTTATAGCGACAAAGGTGCCTCCCCAGAATAGAGCGGCTAGGATTAAAAAAAACTCTGCTGGCAATGAGATTCCTCTTTAGATCAATCTTTTTTCTGGAACAGAGAAGACAAGGAAAACATGATTTGGAAGTA includes:
- the bioA gene encoding adenosylmethionine--8-amino-7-oxononanoate transaminase, whose translation is MPCYQWETSLKPSESATWIPLTLQGSEEDLFYVKRAKDEFLYDKEDTAFIDAISSWWTSIHGHCHPQIQAAIEKQIQHLDHVMLAGFLHDPVEKLSESLLSLTNHSFQKVFYSDNGSNAVEIALKLAIQYFKNADQNSQKNGFFIFSSAYHGDSIGAMNVSGLNYFNRIFSSLRFPTKEFQAPNCINCPLQKTPNSCNVECLDPFAEFLPTNSESFAAVIIEPLVFGANGMIFYEPKFLERLQTLCKTHDILLIYDEVFTGMGRLGNGFAYQETQTCPDLLVTAKGLTGGALPLAATLVSHSIYQRFLNKDPYLSFFHAHTMTGNPISCSASLASVGLWKDGGKKRVKQLESNLKEIKSELVSLFPDLVLHARVKGSLFAFDLPMEIGEDEYLNPVGKRFKEKAFQKQVLLRPLGNTIYVCPPYTTSKQSLLQIQEALAFALKSL
- the bioD gene encoding dethiobiotin synthase, coding for MRELIKLELVNPAFFVTGTGTDVGKTFFSSLFMAKYGISHDYRYWKPIQTGSSGSRDRDLVQTASLLPEERFLPSLYEFEHPSSPHFASAKEGRKIEIASLTQKILVQVKEAVLLEGAGGIFVPITEEVLFWDLIRRINVPVVLVNSSQLGTINHTLLSLEALLQRFIPVVGFYTVGTKNELLEDNIRIIQKFGGVPNLGFTEYPKEYLMGKHFVEYANTHFDPNYELIHSLLSMGDVSETF
- a CDS encoding cyclic nucleotide-binding domain-containing protein; the encoded protein is MQLPLWKSILKRDDNPITEISAFLRETAIFQGMSRRTLREVARLIHKRKYYAGETIFFQSQAGTGVYLIVSGKVEIFSQREGITLKLAELEKGAFFGELALFQDIPRSATAVASTDSILLGFFQPELKTLLETKPRVGNELLLSFASIIADRLRKTNDTLEAAYFKNKKEKMAK
- a CDS encoding AI-2E family transporter, which translates into the protein MKTSQISELILRFAFFALVIITILIGIIGIKFLAIPILISGIHFYLFHPIVDHLESRGIPRWMTILSIFSVLIGFAYWFVGYYLPDLFEASQPIIAEWSQKMDDPNFQLIDFDKLPILSKNPELWKKIIKPEDIAKLATAKLEIFLQELVVMIPTFISWIIIIPIISFFLLLDANLIYKSIISLIPNRFFEMFLMVFYKTNQQITSYLKSLAIQCGIMAVVASTGFYLIGFDHFFLFGFFLGIANSIPYIGPLLGMIPPLLFAILFPEASPGLGSIVGVVGFAQLVDNAIVQPVVIANAVSLHPLAILIGIAVGGNFFGIFGMLLAIPVISILKVTIGILYESLKENQVI
- a CDS encoding DMT family transporter, translating into MPAEFFLILAALFWGGTFVAIKLALVSVPPFLFISIRFWFAGMAILLLYRKVLFRKDIWKRSNILPALMTGTSALLGYAFQTIGLLDTTATQSGFITGAYVIFVPILQMVWERQFPSLRIWSAVFIVFLGLFLISQNHQENSLSLVNYTLSRGDLYTLIAAFFFAVYIILIDIYSPKVPGPILVSMEIFLIAILSSFALPFEQNIGKSWEKTNLDLYFWVGVVYTSLFATIFTLQIQVKFQKAVSPTKASILFALEPVFSFMYAYLLLGETLGIYGILGSVMIFLGIIITAFK